The genomic window CAGCCATGGATAGTCGATGATGTTCTGCGCAATGGTCGTGGCGTACCTCTCCGCCAGGTGGTGTCGTGTGTCCTCGTCGGCGTCGGCCGGCAGTTGCGCGAGTTCCGCGCTGAGATCGCCCGGGTCTGACTCCACCATCTTCCGCACATCGGCCATGGCCTTCTCATCCAGCAGCTGCGAGTAGACGTGCGTGATCGAGGTGTCCAGTTCCGACATCCTGGATGCCACGGACTCGAAGCCCGCGGGAACATCCGCGGGCGCGTTATCACGGAGGATCGCGGCGATGCTCGCTCGCGCCTCCTCCAGGCGCGCGATGTCCGCGCTCAGTTCGGCGTCGATCTCGCGCAGCGACTGCGGGGTGCTGGCCGCGCCAGCGCTGACGGCAGGGATCTGCGAAAGCGGAACCCCCAGAGTCACCAGGCGTCGGATGCGCAGCAGGCTGACCAGGTGGCGCACGTCGTACTGCTTGTACCCGTTGTACTGACGCTCAGGCTCGTCGAGCAGTCCTATGCGGTGGTAGTGGCGAATCGTGTTCACCGTCGTGCCGGCGAGATAGCCGAGCTCCCGCGTACTCCACGACATGACAGGCTCCTTGGGTTCGTTGAGCGTTCTTCATCCCAACAGCAGCCACCAGGCTATCTATGCCCGGCCCAGCCGACGCGAACGCGGCCCGCCTGTGCCGACCTCGATGAGGATGTTTGGCGCTAGGGCGTGTCTCCCACGTGTTCGGCGAGGCTCTCGGGACGCTTACAAGGTGAGGTCTACACGTTCGCGGTATCGGGCGTTCACGACGAGCAGTGGGAGTTGATCGAGCGAGGCGTTGGGCCAGGAGGGCTGACGGTCGGCAAGCATGTCTTGACCCTGATGCCGGTCAGCCGTTCTTCTCCGCCCATGGACCGTTATCGGGCGCGGGAACCGCGC from Microbacterium sp. zg-Y625 includes these protein-coding regions:
- a CDS encoding MerR family transcriptional regulator: MSWSTRELGYLAGTTVNTIRHYHRIGLLDEPERQYNGYKQYDVRHLVSLLRIRRLVTLGVPLSQIPAVSAGAASTPQSLREIDAELSADIARLEEARASIAAILRDNAPADVPAGFESVASRMSELDTSITHVYSQLLDEKAMADVRKMVESDPGDLSAELAQLPADADEDTRHHLAERYATTIAQNIIDYPWLAQPGPHLARRGPASAEAFVDMVPALFNAAQQDVLVRAAMRGFELADAIRKRGADAAGDESRAERADLVEE